A genomic window from bacterium includes:
- a CDS encoding DUF2059 domain-containing protein, whose protein sequence is MRFNLTTTLLSLIVLIIAATPSPHAQSSIDSLYNLVDSTKAAEITELLQLTGAANLGKQFVVVMFQQLRAAMPQVPEDYLLRLESKIDPQEMERMVVPIYDKYFTLEDIREMKAFYSSPVGRKAISLTPQLMQESMVVGQEWSERITAEVMRDLEKMVEQSADSLPKPSEQR, encoded by the coding sequence ATGCGCTTCAATCTCACAACAACACTCCTCTCGTTGATCGTACTGATCATAGCTGCGACGCCGTCGCCGCATGCCCAGTCGTCCATAGACTCACTCTATAATCTGGTAGACAGCACCAAGGCTGCGGAGATTACGGAACTTCTGCAGTTGACGGGGGCCGCTAACCTCGGCAAGCAATTTGTGGTAGTGATGTTCCAGCAACTTAGGGCGGCCATGCCTCAAGTGCCGGAAGATTACTTGCTTCGCCTCGAGTCAAAGATCGATCCTCAAGAGATGGAGCGAATGGTCGTTCCGATCTACGACAAGTACTTTACGCTCGAAGATATTCGAGAAATGAAGGCGTTTTATTCTTCTCCGGTTGGGCGCAAAGCCATCTCGCTCACGCCTCAGCTCATGCAGGAGAGCATGGTAGTTGGGCAAGAGTGGAGTGAAAGAATCACCGCTGAAGTGATGCGGGATTTGGAGAAAATGGTTGAGCAGTCGGCAGATTCTCTTCCGAAGCCGAGTGAGCAGCGGTAG